ACAAGGGTGGCGAACGCGACGGCGGCGAACAACACGCCGATACCGAGTAAGTCAGCCACGACGGTGGCCCTCCGACGAGTCGGGTGCAAGCATCTCTCTACAGCTCTCCGGCCAGAAGCTTCTCGAACCGCTCGCAGTTGTCGCGCTCACCGATGACGACGACGGTGTCGCCGGCCTCGATTTCGGCGTCGGACGCAGGGGCGGCGATGACGTCGTCGCCGCGCTGTATCGCGACGACGGTGATGCCGGTGCGCTGGCCGACATCAGCGCCAGCCAGCGTCTCGCCAACCAGCGGCGAGCCCGCCTCGACGGCGTACCACTCGAGCAGCGTGCCCTCCGACAGCATCGTCTCGACGTGATTGGATTCGACCGGCTGGAAGTACGCGCCTTCGAGTATCGTGCCGACTATCCGTGCCAGCCGGTCAGAGAGTTCGAGCAGTTTCTCCGAGTCGGCGTCTTCGTTCTCTTTCAGGTACAGTTCGCGAGTCCCCGTGTTGTGGGTCACGACGACCAGTTGCTGGCCATCGCCGATGTCCACCTCGTGTTTTTTTCCCACACCGGGCAGGTCGCTCTCGGTCACGTCCATAGCCCGAGATTGCGGTCCAGCATGTATAAGACCCGGTGCCAGATGCTCTGCGCAGACAGTCGTCGATAGCCGATACGACGGGGGACCCAAAGGTATTAGTGGGTTCCTGCCAACGTTCAGGCAAGCCAACTTTCGCTAAAACAAGCTGATTTGTTTTAGCGTTGGGAGCTACCAATGCCACACGACACACTCCTGCTCATCGGTCGGGACACGTCACGCGCTACGCCCTACGAGACACACGCTCGTCGTCTGCGCGAGCGCGGGGTAGCCGCTGACGTCACGGTGCTGACCTACGACCACGAACCTCGCCGGGAGTTACGCGACGAACTGGTAGCCATCGATGCCGACCGCGTGTTCGCGCTGCCGATGACCGTCGCTCACGACCACACGACAGTCACGGACGTCCCGGCAGCACTCGACGAAATCGACGCCGAGACACACTACTGTGAACCAGTCGGGCGAAGCCCGCTGCTGACCGAAGCGCTCCGGGACCGCAGCAGTGGCGCGGTCCCGGAGGCCGCTGACTCCTCCGTCGCGCTCGTCGCCTTCGGCTCCAGCGGCAAGCCGTATCAACGTCAGGTAACGGAGTATCACGCCGAGCGCCTGCGCGAGCGCTCGGCCTTCGGCGAGGTCGAGCCCTGCTATCTGCTGCAAAACCCCGCTGTCGAATGTGTCCGGTACAATCTCACTCACGACCACGCCGTCGCCGTGCCGCTCTTTCTCGCGCCAACCGACGCGACCGAGACGCAGATTCCCGCCAAGCTCGACCTCGACAGGGGCGGACTCGCCTACACTGACACGCTGGGCGACCACCCGCTCGTCACCGAGGCCGTCGCAACCGCTGTCGAGACGGCACGGACGATGGCAGAGACACGTACACCACAGACGTTCGAGGCGACGCTGGCCGCGACAAACCGGCCGCTGGCGACCGACGGCGAGGGCGATTAGGGCTGTCGGAGCGCCAGAGCCGAACACACACCGGACGAGAGGAAGCGATTTGTACCCACGGTACATTCTGACACGTAGATGGTTCGCCGACGAGTGGCGCAGACGCGGGGGCAGGTCAAAGAGAAGCTAGTGGCCGCGCTGGTCGAGGAGCACTCTCCTCAGGAGGTCGCGGCCAGTTTCAGCATCGGCGTGTTCC
The Haloarcula sp. CBA1129 genome window above contains:
- a CDS encoding CbiX/SirB N-terminal domain-containing protein, translating into MPHDTLLLIGRDTSRATPYETHARRLRERGVAADVTVLTYDHEPRRELRDELVAIDADRVFALPMTVAHDHTTVTDVPAALDEIDAETHYCEPVGRSPLLTEALRDRSSGAVPEAADSSVALVAFGSSGKPYQRQVTEYHAERLRERSAFGEVEPCYLLQNPAVECVRYNLTHDHAVAVPLFLAPTDATETQIPAKLDLDRGGLAYTDTLGDHPLVTEAVATAVETARTMAETRTPQTFEATLAATNRPLATDGEGD
- a CDS encoding cation:proton antiporter regulatory subunit, which codes for MDVTESDLPGVGKKHEVDIGDGQQLVVVTHNTGTRELYLKENEDADSEKLLELSDRLARIVGTILEGAYFQPVESNHVETMLSEGTLLEWYAVEAGSPLVGETLAGADVGQRTGITVVAIQRGDDVIAAPASDAEIEAGDTVVVIGERDNCERFEKLLAGEL